One genomic region from Bubalus bubalis isolate 160015118507 breed Murrah chromosome 24, NDDB_SH_1, whole genome shotgun sequence encodes:
- the FAM220A gene encoding protein FAM220A, with amino-acid sequence MRDGHRPLRTRLTEEQGAGAASNRASCRELWSERRQEASPGPADAASWVRRPAADARGDPGKEESSLETKHDPRGTSPLLRSGLEALPRWQEAVGRNSASAAAQTNPAGLSSAPAGERGVGPARGVGEAPGTDWPRAVPRATGGHRGRSHGGESRGSGLLGRQRGSAKGVSEDDPPRAFLEKLDSALAPSCLRSILLHAHPLIFLNNEMKSFFPGHPEPMFSEPRVEYKKMLSWEKSTSDDLQITVASLAAQAFE; translated from the coding sequence ATGAGGGACGGACACAGGCCTCTCCGCACCCGCCTCACAGAGGAGCAGGGAGCGGGCGCCGCCTCGAACAGAGCCTCGTGCAGAGAACTGTGGAGCgagagaaggcaggaggcgaGCCCTGGACCAGCAGATGCCGCTTCCTGGGTGAGGAGGCCTGCGGCCGATGCCCGGGGAGATCCAGGAAAGGAGGAGTCATCTCTGGAAACAAAGCATGACCCGCGTGGCACCAGCCCCTTGCTTCGCAGTGGCCTCGAAGCGCTTCCACGGTGGCAAGAAGCAGTAGGAAGAAATTCAGCCTCAGCGGCTGCGCAGACCAACCCTGCGGGTCTGTCCTCGGCTCCTGCAGGGGAGCGGGGTGTGGGGCCGGCCCGTGGCGTCGGGGAGGCTCCTGGCACGGACTGGCCGCGGGCAGTGCCCAGGGCCACTGGCGGCCACAGAGGACGGAGCCACGGCGGAGAGTCCCGGGGGTCAGGACTGCTGGGCCGGCAGAGAGGGTCGGCAAAGGGGGTTTCTGAGGATGACCCGCCCCGTGCTTTCCTGGAGAAGCTGGACTCTGCGTTGGCACCCTCTTGCCTGCGATCCATCCTGCTGCACGCACATCCCCTAATATTCTTGAATAATGAGATGAAAAGTTTTTTCCCTGGCCATCCAGAGCCCATGTTTTCAGAGCCAAGAGTAGAGTACAAGAAAATGCTTTCATGGGAAAAAAGTACCTCAGATGATCTGCAGATAACAGTGGCATCACTGGCTGCACAAGCTTTTGAATGA